Within Streptomyces albofaciens JCM 4342, the genomic segment CATGGTCTTCTACCGGAACCTGCTCGCCGCCGCGTTCGAGCTGGCCCCCGACCAGACCATGTGCGCCGTACGGGACGTGGTCACCGGCTTCCGCATGCCGGGCCACGGCATGCCCGGCTTCGAGCGCGCCGCGGCCCGGATGGCGATCGGCGGCATCTACAACCTGCGCATCCACCACGACGACGTGCTCCAGCCGGTGCTGCGCTACCTGAAGGTCCTGGAGATCGGCGGCCTGGGCCCGGCCGGGCTGCGGGCCCAGGAGGAACTGGGGCTGTTCATGGGCGGGCTGGACGACCAGGCCCGCAAGTTCGACGAGCGGCTGGCGGCCCGGGAGGCCCGCCGGGCGGCGCGGGGGTAACGGGCCGGGAGGCGGGACGGGCGGCGCGGGCGGGGGAGACCCCCCTTCCCGCCTGCGTACGCTGCCCGCATGGCCGACTGGGACATCAAGAAGCTGCGCATCCTGCGCACCCTCCACGAGCTGGGCACGGTCACCGCCGCCGCCGAGGCGCTGCACCTGACGCCGTCGGCGGTTTCGCAGCAGCTGACCGCGCTGGCCAGGCAGCTCGGGGTGACGCTCCTGGAGGCGCACGGCCGGCGCGTACGCCTGACGGACGCCGCGCACCTCGTCCTGCGGCACGCCGATGCCGTCTTCGCGCAACTGGAGCGCGCGGACGCGGAGTTGCTCGGCTACCTCCAGGGCGAGGCGGGCGAGGTGCGGGTCGGCGCGTTCTCCACGTCGATCCCCGCGCTGGTCGTCCCCGCCGTACGGGAGCTGCGCCACTCGCATCCGGGGCTGCACGTGTCCGTACGGGAGGCGGAGGCGGCCGAGGCGTACGAACTGCTCGCCGAGGGCAGCGTCGACCTCGCCCTCTCGCTCGCCGCGCACGCGCCGACGCCGCGCGACCCCAAGTTCACCCGCATCTCGCTGCTCGCCGACCCGCTGGACGTGGCGCTGCCCGCCGGGCACCCGCTGGCCGGCGAGCCCGGGCTGCGGCTGGCCGACCTGGCGGACGAGCGGTGGATCTACGGGAGCAGCGGCCCCTGGTCGCAGATCACCACCACCGCGTGCGAGCACGCCGGTTTCGTGCCGGAACAGGCGCACGCCGCCGCCGACTGGGACGCGATCCTGGCCATGGTGGGCGCGGGCATGGGGGTGGCGCTGGTGCCGCGGATGGCGATGTCCGGGGCGCGGGGCCGGTCCGGGCCGGACCGCGGCGACGGCCCCGTACAGGGAACGGCGGTGGCGGTACGGGTGCTCCGCGCCGACCAGCCGCGGCGGCACGTCGTGGCGGCCGTACGCCGCGGGGCGGAGGAGGCGCCGGGGCTGGCGCGCGTCCTGGCCGGGCTGAAGGAGGTGGCGGAGGGGCCGGCCGTAGGGCCGGAAGCGGGCGGCGGTCGATGACCGAAGCGCGCGTTCATTCAGCTCACCTGAACATAACATCCAGAAACTTTCGATAGACCTGGAGTAAACGATCCTGCGAAGGTCGAAGAGTCCGCGTCACCCCCTCACCGAAGGGC encodes:
- a CDS encoding LysR family transcriptional regulator, with product MADWDIKKLRILRTLHELGTVTAAAEALHLTPSAVSQQLTALARQLGVTLLEAHGRRVRLTDAAHLVLRHADAVFAQLERADAELLGYLQGEAGEVRVGAFSTSIPALVVPAVRELRHSHPGLHVSVREAEAAEAYELLAEGSVDLALSLAAHAPTPRDPKFTRISLLADPLDVALPAGHPLAGEPGLRLADLADERWIYGSSGPWSQITTTACEHAGFVPEQAHAAADWDAILAMVGAGMGVALVPRMAMSGARGRSGPDRGDGPVQGTAVAVRVLRADQPRRHVVAAVRRGAEEAPGLARVLAGLKEVAEGPAVGPEAGGGR